The sequence TGCGAAAAAGGAAAAGCACAAGCCCACGGAACCGGATTGCATGGCTTCCGCAAAGCTCCTGCCCAATGCCGACAAGCATACCCCCATCCATATCCCTTCCGCAGATGGCGTTTGGGAAACGATCCCTGTGACATTCCAGGACTCCATGCCGACCCGCCTCGCCGGGCCTGTGTATGTGGAAACAGAGCGTGCCCCTCCGGATCGGTCGGGCTTGTACGCCGATTTCCGGCGGCTGTTGATTTGAAGGTCGGAGGCTGGACTCACGCCCGGCGCTGTCCGCTGTGGCATTTCCGTTCCCCGGGAAATTTCCCGCGACCTTCAAACACCAGAAAACCATGTCAACCACAGGCCCATCCATCGGCCATATCCTTGAAACCAGCGAAGCTCCGAAATCCGCCAAGGCGCGGCTTGGTGCATGGCTGTTGCCGCTTGCCGTCATTCTGGGTTTTGCCCTGCTCTTCGCTGTCCTTTTCCGCGACCGCCTGCTGCCGGCCAAAGCCGTGCGGGTTTTTCCCGCCGTCGCAATCGCTGAGCAGGGAGAGGCTCCCGCGAAGGAAACTTCCGCCGGCAAGCTCCTGTTCCAGGCATCCGGATGGATCGAGCCGGACCCGCTGCCGATCAAGGCGACCGCCCTCACCGATGGCATCGTCGAGGAAGTCCATGTGCTGGAGGGCGAGCTAGTGAAAAAAGGCGATCCGCTCGCCAGCCTGATCGGAGTCGACACCCGCATCGAGCGCGACCTGATGGCGGCGAAGCTGGAGGATCTCAAGGCATCCTTCGACGCGCATTGCGTCGGCACGCAGATCCAGCTGAAAAAGATGGATGCGGGGAAAGCCGCGCTGGCCATCGCACAGGCCGATGCCGACGAGGCGGCGGACAAGCTCGCCCGCTATGAAAGGATCAGCGAAGGCGCCATCACCCAGGATGAGCGGATCGCTATCCGCTACGACCACACCCGCAAGCTTGCGGAAGTGGATGCCGCAAAGGCGCGGATCGGCGAGATCGCAGAGAACCTTAACAGGATCGCCTACGAGGTGCTCGCGCTGCAATCGCGGATCAGGGGCGCGGAACATGATCTGGAGAAGGCCGAGCTTGCCCACAGCCGCACCAAGATCACCGCACCGGTGGATGGGCGGGTGCTTGCCCTGATGGCCTCGCCGGGACAGAAAAAAATGGTCGGCATGGATGAGGAGGACAGCGCAACGGTCGCGGTGCTCTACGATCCCGATCACCTCCAGGTGCGGGTCGATGTGCCGCTGGCGGACGCGGCGGGGCTGAGCGTCGGCCAGCGCGCGAAGATCCGCTGCAACCTCCTCCCGGACCAGGTTTTCGAGGGCGAGGTCACGCGCATCGAGGGAGCCGCCGACCTCCAGCGCAACACCCTCCAGGCCAAAGTCCGGATAGAGAGCCCCAGCGAAAAGATGCGCCCGGAAATGCTCTCACGGGTCGAGTTTTTCGAGACATCCCTCTCCGGTGGAAATGCGGCGGGAGGCCCCGAGATCTCCGTCTATGTCCCGGCGGCGGCGGTTTCCGGTGGCTCCGTCTGGATCTGTGACGCCGATTCCCTGCGCGCGGAGAAACGCCCCGTCACCACCGGCGCAACGCGCGAAAACCTGGTCCGCATCAGCGAGGGTGTCCGCCCCGGCGAGTGGGTGGTGTCCGA comes from Akkermansiaceae bacterium and encodes:
- a CDS encoding efflux RND transporter periplasmic adaptor subunit, producing MSTTGPSIGHILETSEAPKSAKARLGAWLLPLAVILGFALLFAVLFRDRLLPAKAVRVFPAVAIAEQGEAPAKETSAGKLLFQASGWIEPDPLPIKATALTDGIVEEVHVLEGELVKKGDPLASLIGVDTRIERDLMAAKLEDLKASFDAHCVGTQIQLKKMDAGKAALAIAQADADEAADKLARYERISEGAITQDERIAIRYDHTRKLAEVDAAKARIGEIAENLNRIAYEVLALQSRIRGAEHDLEKAELAHSRTKITAPVDGRVLALMASPGQKKMVGMDEEDSATVAVLYDPDHLQVRVDVPLADAAGLSVGQRAKIRCNLLPDQVFEGEVTRIEGAADLQRNTLQAKVRIESPSEKMRPEMLSRVEFFETSLSGGNAAGGPEISVYVPAAAVSGGSVWICDADSLRAEKRPVTTGATRENLVRISEGVRPGEWVVSDPAGLEPGQRLKPLFQEKP